From the Polyangiaceae bacterium genome, one window contains:
- a CDS encoding DUF262 domain-containing protein, whose protein sequence is MQRRHNFQGIAWFWDLHQRELLELDPPYQRRSVWNQAYKDSFIETILLGYPAPAIFLYEDIQPSGRAQYNVVDGKQRLVTIFEFASDLYAVSDKCPVSALSGMYFRDMPDDEKRAFWGYQFLVEYLPTSAENVINDIFDRINKNVAKLTPQELRHARFSGQFIQASEELAEWLSMELPDFPRIVAQSKRQMKDVQLVADLLLMIERAPRGYSQSELDEAFSERDETWDDRLQVESTFRDAIAYIKELLGAADGLRTTRLRNQVDFYALVAAVVELQRGGALAPAPDAGPRLEQFIRKVDSEDDRRADDDLRAYFEAARSAAGDTGNRKKRTEILAKVLR, encoded by the coding sequence ATGCAACGTAGACACAATTTCCAGGGGATCGCTTGGTTCTGGGATCTGCACCAGCGGGAGTTGCTGGAGCTGGACCCCCCGTACCAGCGACGAAGCGTGTGGAACCAGGCGTACAAGGACTCGTTCATTGAGACGATACTCCTTGGCTATCCGGCCCCCGCCATCTTCCTCTACGAGGACATCCAGCCAAGCGGCAGGGCACAGTACAACGTGGTGGACGGAAAGCAGCGCCTGGTCACAATCTTCGAGTTCGCTTCGGACCTGTATGCCGTCAGTGACAAATGCCCCGTTTCTGCACTTTCGGGCATGTACTTCCGCGACATGCCGGACGACGAGAAGCGAGCCTTTTGGGGCTATCAGTTTCTAGTCGAGTACTTGCCCACGAGTGCCGAGAACGTGATCAACGACATCTTTGACCGCATCAACAAGAACGTGGCGAAGCTCACGCCTCAGGAGCTGCGACACGCGCGCTTCTCGGGTCAGTTCATCCAGGCCAGCGAAGAGCTTGCGGAGTGGCTTAGTATGGAACTGCCGGACTTCCCTCGGATCGTCGCGCAGTCCAAGCGCCAGATGAAGGACGTGCAGCTTGTCGCTGACCTTCTGCTCATGATCGAGAGGGCACCGCGCGGCTACTCGCAGAGTGAACTCGACGAAGCGTTCTCTGAGCGCGACGAGACCTGGGACGACCGGTTGCAGGTTGAATCGACATTCAGAGACGCAATCGCCTACATAAAGGAATTGCTCGGCGCCGCGGATGGCCTGCGAACTACCCGCCTGAGAAACCAAGTCGACTTCTACGCGCTGGTTGCCGCTGTGGTGGAGCTTCAGAGAGGCGGCGCGCTGGCACCCGCCCCAGATGCTGGACCCAGGCTTGAGCAGTTTATCCGGAAGGTGGATTCCGAGGACGACCGTCGAGCGGACGACGATCTACGGGCGTACTTTGAGGCCGCACGCAGCGCGGCTGGGGACACAGGGAACCGTAAGAAGCGGACCGAGATCCTGGCAAAGGTCCTGAGGTAG
- a CDS encoding ATP-binding protein encodes MTTLAALSSLIAQGESETLEFKRSTAELKRAGETLCAFLNGNGGEVLIGVAPDGKLIGQDVADITLRDIAAMLGRFEPPTRVEMSRVDVENGRQVIVLKAVPSRQFAPFVFESKPYKRVGSTTTVMTQEEYGRLLLDRNHSRHRWEIQPAWGVRLEDLDREEILRTRATAIEQRRLSAGTSMDVGDILDRLGLRIDGQVTQAAQMLYGTKFLPDYPQALLKLGRFRGTKITGDIVDNKQEHLNAFAMVREAIAWLDRTLPLSARFPKGAINREDRLPVPAEALREIVINAVIHRDVSNPSSYVAIAVFDDRIEIHSIGDFPTGIRAELLAQEHRSIPRNPLIAGAFHRTGAIEVWGRGTNRVIEACRAYGIAEPTFTEGSGAVTVTFKADVAVDLGRTLSQVGPKSVLSAAQVQVLEISGVPRNLPELMAPSGVKNKTRFRDQVVTPLLEAGLLEMTVPDKPRSSKQQYRITEAGRAALVTAGRG; translated from the coding sequence GTGACCACGCTCGCCGCCCTCAGTTCCCTCATCGCGCAAGGCGAGTCCGAAACGCTCGAGTTCAAGCGCTCGACCGCCGAGCTGAAACGCGCCGGCGAGACGCTCTGCGCCTTCCTGAACGGCAATGGAGGCGAGGTGCTGATCGGCGTCGCGCCCGACGGCAAGCTCATTGGCCAGGACGTCGCGGACATCACGCTCCGCGACATCGCGGCGATGCTTGGCCGATTCGAGCCGCCCACCCGCGTTGAGATGAGCCGCGTAGACGTCGAGAACGGTCGGCAAGTGATCGTGCTCAAGGCAGTGCCCTCGCGACAGTTCGCGCCGTTCGTGTTCGAGTCGAAGCCGTACAAGCGCGTTGGCTCGACGACCACGGTGATGACTCAGGAGGAGTACGGGCGACTGCTTCTCGATCGCAACCACAGCCGGCATCGCTGGGAGATCCAGCCCGCCTGGGGCGTGCGCCTCGAAGACCTCGATCGCGAGGAGATCCTGCGCACGCGCGCCACCGCGATCGAGCAGCGGCGGCTGTCGGCCGGCACGAGTATGGACGTTGGCGATATCCTCGATCGGCTCGGCCTCCGCATCGACGGGCAGGTCACGCAGGCCGCGCAGATGCTCTACGGGACGAAGTTTTTGCCCGACTACCCGCAGGCGCTGCTCAAGCTCGGGCGCTTCCGTGGCACGAAGATCACCGGCGATATCGTCGACAACAAGCAGGAGCACCTGAACGCGTTCGCGATGGTTCGCGAGGCGATCGCATGGCTCGACCGGACGCTGCCGCTGTCCGCGCGCTTCCCGAAAGGCGCCATCAACCGGGAGGACCGCCTGCCGGTGCCCGCAGAGGCGCTGCGTGAGATCGTCATCAACGCCGTCATCCACCGCGACGTGAGCAACCCTAGCTCGTACGTTGCCATCGCCGTCTTTGACGACCGAATCGAGATCCACAGCATCGGCGACTTCCCAACTGGCATTCGCGCCGAGTTGCTCGCACAGGAGCACCGCTCGATTCCGCGCAACCCCCTCATCGCGGGCGCGTTCCACCGCACGGGCGCCATCGAGGTCTGGGGTCGAGGCACGAACCGGGTCATCGAGGCCTGCCGCGCGTACGGCATCGCGGAGCCGACTTTCACCGAGGGCTCAGGCGCGGTTACGGTGACGTTCAAGGCGGACGTCGCCGTGGACTTGGGACGCACTCTGTCCCAAGTTGGTCCCAAGTCGGTCCTAAGCGCGGCCCAAGTTCAAGTGTTGGAAATCTCAGGCGTACCGCGGAACCTGCCGGAGTTGATGGCTCCTTCCGGCGTGAAGAACAAGACACGGTTCCGGGACCAAGTCGTCACGCCCCTGCTCGAGGCTGGCCTCCTCGAGATGACCGTGCCGGACAAGCCCCGGAGCTCGAAACAGCAGTACCGCATCACCGAGGCTGGACGCGCAGCGCTGGTCACCGCGGGGCGAGGATGA
- a CDS encoding restriction endonuclease subunit S: MGGEQSWRRIPFGDIATVRSGYAFKSSQWQQSGVPVVKIGNVKAGRLDMEGCSYVSSADAETSRFLLSRGDILVGLTGYVGDSAVVRDEAPLVLNQRVGLVKPRAGIESRFVYYVLSDPEFRAAIERASHGSAQANVSPGSIEKIPVLLPSVDDQRAIAHILGTLDDKIELNRRMNETLEAMARALFKSWFVDFDPVRAKAEGQTPPGMDPATAALFPGEFQDSELGEIPKGWTSLPLYDAATYVNGAAYRAFQPNGDRRGLPIIKIAELKAGVTEQTKYSDVQMPEKYRLKTGDILFSWSGNPDTSIDTFVWSHGPAWLNQHIFRVDPHQPEERTFALATLKYLRPVFAEIARNKQTTGLGHVTAGDMKRLLIVKPDERILKAWNANANPLFDAVFRNTLEAQTLAKTRDTLLPRLLSGELSVAEAEPAVEATA; this comes from the coding sequence ATGGGGGGTGAGCAATCCTGGCGGCGAATCCCGTTCGGCGATATCGCCACAGTGCGGTCTGGTTACGCCTTCAAGAGCTCGCAATGGCAGCAATCGGGTGTTCCGGTTGTCAAGATCGGCAATGTGAAGGCTGGGCGACTCGATATGGAGGGCTGCTCCTACGTGTCGTCTGCGGATGCGGAGACGTCGCGTTTTCTCCTGTCTCGCGGCGACATCCTTGTTGGTCTTACGGGCTACGTTGGCGATTCTGCCGTAGTCCGCGACGAGGCCCCGCTTGTCTTGAATCAGCGGGTAGGACTCGTGAAGCCGCGCGCCGGTATCGAAAGCCGGTTTGTCTACTATGTGCTTTCTGACCCCGAGTTCCGCGCCGCAATCGAGCGAGCTTCCCATGGCTCTGCCCAGGCGAATGTGAGCCCAGGTTCGATCGAGAAGATCCCAGTTCTGCTGCCTTCCGTCGATGACCAACGCGCCATCGCCCACATCCTCGGCACCCTCGACGACAAGATCGAGCTGAACCGCCGGATGAACGAGACCCTCGAGGCCATGGCCCGCGCGCTCTTCAAATCCTGGTTCGTCGACTTCGACCCCGTCCGCGCCAAAGCCGAAGGCCAAACACCGCCCGGCATGGACCCCGCCACCGCCGCCCTGTTCCCCGGCGAGTTCCAAGATTCTGAGCTGGGCGAGATCCCGAAGGGGTGGACAAGCCTCCCGCTGTACGACGCCGCAACCTACGTCAACGGTGCGGCGTACCGCGCGTTCCAACCTAACGGCGATCGCCGCGGACTCCCCATCATCAAGATCGCGGAGCTCAAGGCGGGGGTGACTGAACAAACGAAGTACTCCGATGTGCAGATGCCAGAGAAGTATCGACTGAAGACTGGCGACATCCTGTTTTCTTGGTCGGGCAATCCGGACACATCGATCGACACGTTTGTGTGGTCTCATGGCCCAGCCTGGCTCAACCAGCACATCTTCCGGGTCGATCCGCATCAACCTGAAGAGCGGACCTTCGCGCTGGCCACGCTGAAGTACCTCCGACCAGTCTTCGCGGAGATCGCTCGCAACAAGCAGACTACAGGGCTTGGTCACGTGACGGCCGGCGACATGAAGCGCCTCCTGATCGTCAAGCCCGACGAACGAATCCTGAAGGCTTGGAATGCCAACGCCAACCCGCTCTTTGATGCGGTATTTCGGAACACGTTGGAGGCGCAAACGCTCGCGAAGACTCGCGACACGCTACTCCCCCGTCTCCTGTCGGGCGAGCTGTCGGTCGCAGAGGCTGAGCCAGCCGTGGAGGCCACGGCATGA
- a CDS encoding type I restriction endonuclease subunit R, whose amino-acid sequence MTAFTESVVEDAALEWFGELGYRVVHGPDIAPGEPAAERESYEQVVLEQRLRDALTALNPGVPQEGLDEALRKLTRISSPQLLDSNHEFHDYLVNGVAVEYLRGDGTIGYDPVRVVDFDEPDNNDWLAVNQLSVSESGHTRRPDVVVYVNGLPLAVIELKNAANESATIWGAYQQLQTYKSEIPGLFTFNELLVISDGLEARIGTLSAQKERFAPWRTIEGEELAPASMSQLEVLIRGVFEHRRLLDLLRFFVVFESDGDMVIKKLAGYHQFHAVGRALDATLEASRPDGTRRVGVVWHTQGSGKSLTMAFYAGRVVLHPAMENPTLVIITDRNDLDEQLFGTFSRCQQLLRQEPEKAQDRSHLRELLKVAAGGVVFTTIQKFLPETRGDTFPLLSDRENIVVIADEAHRSQYDFIDGFARHMRDALPNASFIGFTGTPIELTDKNTRAVFGDYVSVYDIQRAVQDGATVPIYYESRLAKLELKSDEVPALDEEFEEATEGEELEGKEKLKSKWSALEALVGTERRMSLVAGDLVDHFETRLEAMDGKAMVVCMSRRICVDLYNAIVALRPDWHDDDDAKGAIKVVMTGSASDPAVWQGHIRNKPRREALAKRFKDPADPLKLVIVRDMWLTGFDAPCMHTMYVDKPMQGHGLMQAIARVNRVFRDKPGGLVVDYLGLADQLKRALHTYTQSGGRGDTAIDQAEAVALMLEKYEVCCGLFSGFDWSAWTTGTPGQRLSLLPAAQEHVLAQEGGKERVLQLVTEVSKAFALAVPHDEAIRIRDDVGFFQAVRTAIAKSTAGERKASGDLDLAIRQIVSKAVVSDQVIDIFSAAGLKNPDISILSDQFLAEVRGMEHKNLAVELLRKLLKDEVKARSRHNLVQSRSFAELLEKSIRRYQNRAIEAAQIIEELIELAKDMREASKRGESLNLTSDELAFYDALEVNDSAVKVLGDDTLKTIARELVESVRRNVTIDWTVKESVRSRLRVIVKRILRKYGYPPDKQEAATNTVLQQAELLSEFWTEGARA is encoded by the coding sequence ATGACAGCCTTCACCGAGTCGGTGGTCGAGGACGCTGCGCTGGAGTGGTTCGGGGAGCTGGGCTACCGGGTAGTCCACGGTCCGGACATTGCGCCTGGTGAACCCGCGGCGGAGCGCGAGAGCTACGAGCAGGTCGTTCTTGAGCAACGGCTGCGCGATGCGCTGACCGCGCTCAACCCAGGCGTGCCCCAAGAAGGGCTCGACGAAGCCCTCCGCAAGCTCACGCGCATCTCGTCGCCCCAGCTGCTCGACAGCAACCACGAGTTTCATGACTACCTCGTCAACGGAGTGGCGGTCGAATACCTCCGTGGCGATGGCACCATCGGCTACGACCCAGTGCGCGTCGTCGACTTCGATGAACCAGACAACAACGACTGGTTGGCGGTGAATCAGCTGTCGGTCAGCGAGAGCGGCCACACGCGGCGGCCCGACGTGGTGGTGTACGTGAACGGCCTGCCACTCGCGGTGATCGAGCTGAAGAACGCCGCGAACGAAAGCGCCACCATTTGGGGCGCCTACCAGCAACTCCAGACGTACAAGAGCGAGATCCCGGGGCTCTTCACCTTCAACGAACTCCTCGTGATCTCCGATGGGCTCGAAGCACGCATCGGCACGCTGTCCGCGCAGAAAGAGCGCTTTGCTCCCTGGCGCACCATCGAAGGAGAGGAGCTGGCCCCGGCCTCCATGTCCCAGCTCGAGGTGCTGATCCGCGGTGTGTTCGAGCATCGGCGGCTGCTCGATTTGCTGCGCTTCTTCGTCGTCTTCGAGAGCGACGGCGACATGGTCATCAAGAAGCTAGCGGGCTACCACCAGTTTCACGCTGTGGGTCGAGCGCTAGACGCGACTCTAGAAGCCTCGCGGCCAGATGGCACCCGGCGCGTTGGCGTCGTCTGGCACACCCAGGGTTCGGGCAAGAGCCTGACTATGGCGTTCTACGCGGGGCGCGTGGTGCTGCACCCAGCGATGGAGAATCCGACGCTGGTCATCATCACCGATCGCAATGACTTGGACGAGCAGCTGTTCGGCACCTTTTCGCGGTGTCAGCAGTTGCTCCGGCAGGAACCCGAGAAAGCCCAGGACCGAAGCCACCTGCGCGAACTGCTCAAGGTTGCAGCTGGCGGCGTGGTGTTCACCACCATCCAGAAGTTCTTGCCTGAGACGCGCGGCGATACTTTTCCACTGCTGTCGGATCGCGAGAACATCGTTGTCATCGCCGATGAAGCACACCGCAGCCAGTACGACTTCATCGACGGCTTCGCCCGGCATATGCGTGATGCGCTGCCCAACGCGTCGTTCATTGGTTTCACTGGCACGCCCATCGAACTCACCGACAAGAACACTCGGGCTGTCTTCGGGGACTACGTCAGCGTCTACGACATCCAGCGCGCGGTGCAGGACGGCGCCACCGTGCCGATCTACTACGAGAGCCGGCTCGCCAAGCTCGAGCTGAAGAGCGATGAGGTGCCTGCTCTCGACGAGGAGTTCGAAGAAGCCACCGAGGGCGAGGAACTCGAGGGCAAGGAGAAGCTGAAGAGCAAGTGGTCCGCGCTCGAGGCCTTGGTCGGCACCGAGCGACGCATGTCGCTGGTGGCCGGAGATCTCGTCGATCACTTTGAGACGCGCCTCGAAGCCATGGACGGCAAGGCGATGGTGGTCTGCATGAGCCGCCGAATCTGCGTCGACCTCTACAATGCCATCGTCGCCCTGCGCCCCGACTGGCACGATGACGACGACGCGAAAGGAGCCATCAAGGTGGTCATGACCGGCTCGGCCTCAGACCCTGCTGTCTGGCAAGGTCACATTCGAAACAAGCCACGTCGTGAGGCGCTGGCCAAGCGCTTCAAGGACCCGGCCGACCCGCTCAAGCTCGTCATCGTTCGCGACATGTGGCTCACGGGGTTCGACGCGCCGTGCATGCACACCATGTACGTGGACAAGCCGATGCAGGGCCACGGACTGATGCAGGCCATTGCCCGGGTCAACCGCGTGTTCCGCGACAAGCCCGGCGGCTTGGTGGTCGACTACCTGGGCCTTGCGGACCAACTCAAGCGCGCGCTGCACACCTACACGCAGAGCGGCGGTCGCGGTGATACCGCCATCGACCAGGCGGAAGCGGTCGCGCTCATGCTGGAGAAGTACGAGGTATGTTGTGGCCTCTTCAGCGGGTTCGACTGGAGCGCCTGGACGACAGGCACGCCCGGCCAGCGCCTATCGCTGCTGCCGGCTGCCCAGGAGCACGTGTTGGCGCAGGAGGGCGGCAAGGAGCGCGTCCTGCAGCTGGTAACCGAGGTATCCAAGGCGTTTGCGCTGGCGGTCCCTCACGATGAGGCCATCCGCATCCGCGACGACGTCGGGTTCTTCCAGGCCGTGCGCACTGCCATCGCGAAGAGCACAGCAGGGGAGCGCAAAGCCTCCGGTGATCTCGATCTAGCCATCCGTCAGATCGTCTCGAAGGCTGTGGTGTCGGATCAAGTGATCGACATCTTCTCCGCTGCGGGGCTGAAGAACCCCGACATCTCGATTCTTTCGGACCAGTTCCTGGCGGAGGTACGCGGCATGGAGCACAAGAACCTCGCTGTGGAGCTTCTGCGCAAGCTTCTCAAGGACGAGGTCAAGGCGCGCTCGCGGCACAACCTAGTGCAGTCTCGTTCATTTGCGGAGCTCTTGGAAAAGTCGATCCGCCGCTACCAAAACCGCGCGATCGAAGCCGCGCAGATCATCGAGGAACTGATCGAGCTGGCCAAGGACATGCGCGAAGCGAGCAAGCGCGGGGAGTCGCTCAACCTCACCTCCGACGAGCTGGCCTTCTACGACGCCTTGGAAGTCAACGACAGCGCCGTCAAGGTGCTCGGTGACGACACGCTCAAGACCATTGCGCGGGAACTGGTCGAATCCGTCCGTCGCAACGTCACCATCGACTGGACCGTCAAGGAGTCGGTCCGCTCGAGACTGCGCGTGATCGTGAAGCGCATCTTGCGCAAGTACGGCTACCCCCCCGACAAGCAGGAAGCCGCCACAAACACGGTGCTACAGCAAGCGGAGCTCTTGTCGGAGTTTTGGACGGAGGGGGCGAGGGCATGA
- a CDS encoding AAA family ATPase: MRITRVTKIRGHRVFRDFSWPGDLHAFGQFNLIYGWNGCGKTTLSSLFAHIEKGTNLTEGEAEFEIDDDRKCAGSAIAGTNLPPVRVFNRDFINATITAAGERVEPIYYLGEDSIEKQAKADELKKKKEAALEDLTNATSANGTAEAELDRFCIAQAKVIKEVLTGAQSPQYNNYDKRRFRQSIAAMQAQADAQAAVLTGEAKEQLRKQKDAQPKGDLPALACTLPDFENVSNRVKALLERSVASETIDALAQDRTVSRWVQEGLALHSGEQQTSTCRFCSQPLTADRRAALGGHFNDAFAAFQQEIASEIASLDRALTDLNRITFPDPARAYDHLQPELTAACSEAEKAIKSAAAWLGQVRTALEAKRAAPFAPAQAGGWQNERPTPDALRDAIATVNAVLDKHNSITSDFRNEVNEACKKLEQHYVAEAWGEHDQLAVAVETAEAAIRPLQDEVNRLQTEIADIERDIIEHRKPADELNDELRAYLGRDELRFEVKDTGYSLTRAGKPISHLSEGERTAIAFLYFLKSLQDRAFDLADGVVVIDDPVSSLDANALFSAFGYMKERTKDCGQLFVLTHNFGFFRQVKNWFHHLGKERAGGEKRPRGRFFLLDACVDGQGERNSGLRPLDRLLLEYESEYHFLFRRVYDEANVANGPSSLEHNYGMPNIARRLVETFLAFRYPDCPGDLAKRLDRVDFDSGKKTRILRLLNTYSHSSGIAEPEHDPSVLAETRPVLADVLEMIKSVDPTHYASMEQLVNGKEAPS; the protein is encoded by the coding sequence ATGAGGATCACTCGGGTCACCAAGATCCGCGGGCACCGCGTGTTCAGAGACTTCTCGTGGCCCGGCGACCTCCACGCCTTCGGCCAGTTCAACCTCATCTACGGGTGGAACGGTTGCGGCAAGACGACCTTGTCGTCGCTGTTCGCCCATATCGAGAAGGGAACCAACCTCACGGAGGGCGAGGCTGAGTTCGAGATCGATGATGACAGGAAGTGCGCCGGCAGCGCCATTGCCGGCACGAACCTGCCGCCAGTCCGCGTCTTCAACCGCGACTTCATCAACGCCACCATCACGGCCGCGGGCGAACGTGTCGAACCGATCTACTACCTGGGTGAAGACAGCATCGAGAAGCAGGCAAAGGCCGACGAGCTCAAGAAGAAGAAAGAGGCCGCGCTCGAGGATTTGACGAACGCGACATCCGCGAACGGAACCGCCGAAGCCGAGCTCGACCGGTTCTGCATTGCCCAGGCGAAGGTCATCAAGGAAGTGCTCACGGGTGCGCAGAGCCCCCAGTACAACAACTACGACAAGCGCCGCTTCAGGCAGTCGATAGCGGCGATGCAAGCCCAGGCCGATGCGCAGGCCGCCGTGCTCACCGGCGAGGCGAAGGAGCAACTCCGCAAGCAGAAAGACGCCCAGCCGAAGGGCGACCTGCCCGCACTCGCTTGTACTCTTCCCGACTTCGAGAACGTCTCGAACCGTGTGAAGGCGTTGCTCGAACGATCCGTGGCCTCCGAGACCATTGATGCGCTGGCGCAGGACAGAACGGTCTCGCGTTGGGTGCAAGAGGGGCTCGCGTTGCACTCGGGCGAGCAGCAGACGAGCACTTGCCGATTCTGCTCCCAGCCGCTGACCGCTGACCGCCGCGCGGCCTTGGGCGGGCACTTCAACGACGCCTTCGCGGCGTTCCAGCAGGAGATCGCATCAGAGATCGCATCGTTGGATCGAGCTCTCACGGACCTGAATCGGATCACGTTTCCCGATCCGGCCCGCGCCTACGACCACCTCCAACCTGAGCTAACCGCGGCTTGCTCCGAAGCCGAAAAGGCCATCAAGTCGGCTGCAGCGTGGCTTGGGCAGGTCCGGACAGCCCTGGAAGCAAAGCGGGCCGCGCCCTTTGCCCCCGCTCAAGCCGGCGGTTGGCAGAACGAGAGGCCGACTCCCGACGCCCTCCGCGACGCCATCGCGACGGTCAATGCCGTCCTGGACAAGCACAACAGCATCACGAGCGACTTCCGCAACGAGGTCAACGAGGCCTGCAAGAAGCTCGAGCAGCACTACGTCGCCGAAGCGTGGGGAGAGCACGATCAGCTCGCGGTAGCTGTGGAGACGGCGGAGGCCGCAATCAGGCCACTTCAAGACGAGGTCAATCGTCTTCAGACCGAGATCGCGGACATCGAGCGAGACATCATCGAGCACCGCAAGCCCGCGGACGAGCTGAACGACGAGCTGCGTGCCTACCTCGGTCGAGATGAGCTTCGGTTCGAGGTCAAGGACACCGGCTACTCTCTCACCCGAGCCGGGAAGCCCATTAGTCACCTCAGCGAAGGCGAGCGAACGGCCATTGCCTTCCTCTACTTCCTGAAGTCGCTACAGGACCGCGCGTTCGACCTCGCTGACGGCGTCGTCGTCATCGATGACCCGGTTTCCAGCCTCGACGCCAACGCGCTCTTCTCGGCTTTCGGCTACATGAAGGAGCGAACGAAGGACTGCGGCCAGCTTTTCGTGCTCACCCATAACTTCGGCTTCTTCCGGCAGGTGAAGAACTGGTTTCATCACCTGGGCAAAGAACGCGCGGGTGGCGAGAAGAGGCCCCGAGGGCGCTTCTTCCTTCTCGACGCGTGCGTGGACGGACAGGGCGAGAGGAACTCCGGGCTCAGACCGCTAGATCGACTCCTTCTTGAGTACGAGTCCGAGTACCACTTCCTCTTCCGACGGGTCTACGACGAGGCTAACGTTGCGAACGGACCGTCGTCGTTGGAGCACAATTACGGGATGCCGAACATCGCCCGCCGCCTTGTTGAGACGTTCCTTGCCTTCCGATATCCCGACTGCCCCGGAGACCTGGCAAAGCGACTCGACCGCGTGGACTTCGACAGCGGCAAGAAGACACGGATTCTTCGCCTGCTCAATACGTACTCGCATTCGAGCGGCATCGCCGAGCCGGAGCACGATCCGTCGGTCCTGGCCGAGACGCGGCCCGTGCTGGCCGACGTTCTCGAGATGATCAAGTCCGTAGACCCGACCCACTACGCGAGCATGGAGCAGCTCGTGAACGGGAAGGAGGCGCCCTCATGA
- a CDS encoding class I SAM-dependent DNA methyltransferase — MAQSKTGSASRRRKADGERTASKSASGAVVGFEQKLWQAADKLRNNLDAAEYKHVVLGLIFLKYISDAFEEKHAALEADRSSGADPEDPDEYRAENIFWVPKEARWAHLQGKAKQPKIGKLVDDAMVAIERDNPTLKGTLPKDFARPALDKHRLGELIDLIGTIGLGDKANRSRDLLGRVYEYFLSEFASAEGKKGGQFYTPQCVVRLLVEMLAPYKGRVFDPCCGSGGMFVSSEKFVEAHGGRIGDISIYGQESNPTTWRLAKMNLAIRGIDANLGSEWGDSFHKDQHKDLKADYVLANPPFNDSDWGGQRLREDVRWKYGTPPAGNANFAWVQHFLHHLAPAGLAGFVLANGSMSSQQSGEGEIRKAIVEADLVDCMVALPGQLFYSTQIPVCLWFLSRDKKNGLGGRGKKMRNRKGETLLIDARKLGTMIDRVHRELTDADIERIADSYHRWRGDGSGKYEDVPGFCKSARTDDIEAHHFVLTPGRYVGAEEVEDDDEPFEEKMARLVAKLDEQFKEGANLEKAIRQNLRGLGYGG, encoded by the coding sequence ATGGCCCAATCCAAGACAGGCAGCGCTTCCAGGCGACGCAAGGCGGACGGAGAGCGCACTGCGAGCAAGAGCGCATCCGGGGCCGTCGTCGGCTTCGAGCAGAAGCTTTGGCAGGCCGCCGACAAGCTGCGGAACAACCTTGACGCCGCTGAGTACAAGCATGTCGTCCTCGGGCTCATCTTCCTCAAGTACATCTCCGACGCCTTCGAGGAGAAGCACGCCGCCCTGGAAGCCGATCGCAGCTCCGGCGCCGATCCGGAAGATCCGGATGAGTACCGCGCCGAGAACATCTTTTGGGTGCCCAAGGAAGCCCGCTGGGCTCACCTGCAAGGCAAGGCCAAGCAGCCCAAGATCGGCAAGCTGGTGGATGACGCGATGGTGGCGATCGAGCGCGACAACCCAACGCTCAAAGGCACACTCCCCAAGGACTTCGCTCGTCCGGCTCTCGACAAACACCGCCTGGGGGAGCTCATCGACCTCATCGGCACGATCGGTCTTGGGGACAAGGCGAACCGCTCGCGAGATCTGCTCGGTCGCGTCTACGAGTACTTCCTGAGCGAATTCGCGTCGGCCGAGGGCAAGAAGGGCGGCCAGTTCTACACGCCCCAGTGCGTGGTGCGCCTGCTGGTCGAGATGCTCGCGCCCTACAAGGGCCGCGTCTTCGACCCGTGTTGCGGCTCGGGCGGGATGTTCGTCTCTAGTGAGAAGTTCGTCGAGGCCCACGGCGGGCGCATCGGCGACATCAGCATCTACGGCCAAGAGTCGAACCCGACGACCTGGCGACTCGCCAAGATGAACCTGGCCATTCGCGGCATCGACGCGAACCTCGGCAGCGAGTGGGGCGACTCCTTCCACAAGGACCAGCACAAGGACCTCAAGGCCGACTACGTCCTGGCCAACCCGCCCTTCAACGACAGCGACTGGGGCGGCCAGCGCCTGCGCGAGGACGTGCGCTGGAAGTACGGCACGCCGCCCGCGGGCAACGCCAACTTCGCCTGGGTGCAGCACTTCCTGCATCACCTGGCGCCGGCGGGCCTGGCCGGCTTCGTCCTCGCCAACGGCAGCATGTCGTCGCAGCAGTCGGGCGAAGGCGAAATCCGCAAGGCCATCGTCGAGGCTGATCTGGTCGACTGCATGGTCGCGCTGCCCGGCCAGCTCTTCTACTCGACCCAGATCCCGGTCTGCTTGTGGTTCCTCTCCCGCGACAAGAAGAACGGCCTCGGCGGTCGCGGCAAGAAGATGCGCAACCGCAAAGGCGAGACCCTCTTGATCGACGCGCGCAAGCTCGGCACGATGATTGACCGCGTGCACCGCGAGCTCACCGACGCTGACATCGAGCGCATCGCCGACAGCTACCACCGCTGGCGCGGCGACGGCTCGGGCAAGTACGAGGACGTGCCCGGTTTCTGCAAGAGCGCGAGGACCGACGACATCGAGGCCCATCACTTCGTGCTCACGCCGGGCCGCTACGTCGGAGCCGAAGAGGTCGAGGACGACGACGAGCCTTTCGAGGAAAAGATGGCTCGCCTCGTCGCCAAGCTCGACGAGCAGTTCAAGGAGGGCGCGAACCTCGAGAAGGCCATCCGCCAGAACCTGAGGGGGCTTGGGTATGGGGGGTGA